Genomic window (Shewanella psychropiezotolerans):
GTATATAAAACATAGATCTACAGCCAATGGTAAGGAGAAGCTACATGGCAGTGAAATTCAAAGCTATATATCGGATAACTTTGGTGTGAGTTATGAGATAAGTAATATTTATAAAATCCTTGAGAGACTGGGATATGCTTGGGTGACACATGCATAAACGAGAGCCTTACAACCTATGTTGAATAGTAAGGTGGACTATTAAAACTGTATTAATATGATTTAACGACTAGACTGATATTATCTGAAAGAGGTGATTTCTATCTGACTTAAAAATACTACAAATCACATATCTATTTTGTATTGCTGTCATCAGGGATTATCGTGTAGCGACAGTAAGTGCACTTTTTTAATCTATAGCCTTTTAAAACTTATCAATACATCTTGTTCATCTCGCTTGCAATACAGGCTTCATCTACACCTCTCCCCTATCTTTATATAAGCAGGTATTGAAAATGGATTAATTAATTGATCTGTTTTTACTTAATTACAAAAAAAACTAAAACTCATGATTTATATAACTGTAATGATTATAAATGTATAACTTACAGTTTTTTATGATGTTTTTTTAAATAGATAATAGTGTCAATGTAGAATTCAGATTCTCTTTGTCTATTGGGAAGATTCCTCTCTAGTAACTGCTATATAAACTTAGATAGTTCATATGGAACACTGGATCACTTCTTTCTTCAACATAGAGTGAAGAGCTGGTGTTTGCTACTTTTAAGTTAGCTTTAAATGTTTATGGTTAAATGGGCACTTAAGGCTGATGGAATAAGTGACGCTCACGTAAATGTTACTGTAAGGGGTTATCATTTATCTAAAGTTTTATTGAAAGTCTTTAGCCATGTGCCGACTGCACGATTAGGAGAAAACACTCATGAACATTAAACAATTATTGACAGATTTTATTGAAGATGAAAGTGGATTAACTGCAGTTGAATATGCAATTGCCGGTGGCTTAGTCGTTGGTGGCATGATCGCTGCTTTCAATCAACTGGGTTCAAATGCAACAGATAAATTGAATTGTCTCGCCTCTGCGGTAACTGGTGCGAGTAGTGACTGTACAGGTTCTTAGAAACTTATTCTTTGACATTAAGAATTGCCCATATGGACATGGGCATGTTTTCTAACTCTGTTCCTTTGTGATGATGTCCATGGTGGCAGGTTATGACAGATACTCAATTAACACTTCAGATTTTACTCTCGGGTCTCTTTTTTACCTCAGCGATTATCATGGACCTTTATCAAGAGAAAATCCCTAACAAGCTTTGTTTACTCGCCATTTTCTGTGGTTTTGCAATTAATGCTTATTACGCACAATTAGCTGGGGTATTAATGGCAAGCTTTGGTTTTGGGCTGGCGTTTATTCTTCTTTTTCCTACATTTATATTGAGGATATTAGGGGCTGGAGACATCAAATTAATGATGGGGATAGGTGCTTTAATGGGACCTGAATTGTTACTCTCAAATATCGTTTACGGCATCGTTGCTGGTGCAGGAACCAGTTTAATATTAATCATTTGGAAAACTGGCTTCATTGGTTTAGCAAAAACATTTAAGCGATATTGGGATTGTATTTATCTTCAAAGTTATTTTAAACCTGAAGCAGGTGAAGCAGCAGGTGAAAAGGTACCTTATGCACCTGCATTTGCTATTGGTTGGGTATGGGCTTGTTCACTCGATAGTAATATTTTAGAGCTTTTCTTCAACTGGAATCAATATTTAAGTCTTTGGGGAGTATGACTATGTTGAAACTTAGCACAGATGAAACGCATACACTTCCTAAAATAGATCAGTTAGATAGCGCTCAATTAGCCCCTCGACCTAAAACTATCGAACAAACAGGTATCCATGAATCGGTTTTACTTGAGCTAATGCTAAAACATCTGCTTTCAGCTGGGGTACTTACTAAAGCTGAGCTTGTGTCTTATATGGGGATCACCGGAGGGATAATACAAGGGCTTCTTGATAGTGCAAAACAGCTGGCTTGGGTTGAAAATCGTCAATCAACATCAGATGGACAGATGCGGTATGCATTGAGTCATGGCGGAGAGGAGTTTGCCAAGCAAGCATCGGCTAAGAGTGGTTATAAAGGACTAGTCCCTATTCCTTTATCTCAATACTCAGATATTTGCTGTAAGCAATCTAGCCGACGAAATCCGATAACATTTGAGATGCTACAGAATGGGCTAAAGTCATTAGTATTACCCAATGAGCTTCTACACAAAATTGGTCCTGCACTGAATTCAAGTCGACCTGTTCTTATCTATGGGCCACCAGGCACAGGTAAGAGCTATCTGTGTCGAAATTTGAATTTAACTTTAGGTGACTCGGTGTTAATTCCATACTCTATTTCAATCGGTAATGAAATTATTCAAGTTTATGATCCCCAACTTCATCACAAAGTTGGTGAAAGTGATGTAAATAACCAATTAGACCTGGTTCGAGGACATGATCCTCGTTGGATAAAATGTAAGCGACCATTAAGGATCACGGGCGGAGAGTTGAACGCCGATATGTTAGAAGTACAATTTGACAGCCATAGTAGAACCTATATGGCCCCCATTCAATTAAAAGCAAACAATGGCATCTTACTTCTCGATGATTTAGGCCGGCAAAAAATCAGTGCCAAGCAGTTGTTTAATCGTTGGATTATTCCAATGGAGGAGCGACGAGATTTTCTTGCATTGCAGTCCGGTGAACATTTTGAGATACCTTTTGAGCTTATTTTACTTTTCTCTACTAATCTAAATCCTAACGAACTTGTCGATGATGCATTTCTCAGAAGGTTAGGTTACAAGATTCATTTTGATGCATTAGATGAACCTCTTTATAGGAAAATTTGGTTTCAGGTGTGTGAGGAGCAAGGGCTTAAATGTAGTGAAGAGATGTTCCAATACTTGCTTACAGATTTTCATGAGTTGTTTGAGAAGCCTTTAATTCCCTGTTACCCAAGAGATCTGTTGGGATAATGTCGGATCAGATTAGCTTTATGCAGCTAAAGTCAGAAGTGACGAAGTCATTGATTGTTGAAGCATGGTCAATTTATTTTGTGTCGTAATCATAAATCTCGTTGCTCTCAATAAGCATCTAAGGAGTTTTTGATGAACAATAAAACAATACTATTTGTCATTCTTTCATTAGTGTTTGGCGTTACTGCTGTTTTCTTGGCACAAAGTTGGCTTAAATCAAATACAGAAGCCAATTTGCCGCAAGCTTCTACTAATGTGATCACCATGGCCACGGTGGTTCCCTTAGGTGCCATTCTGGAACGAAAACATCTTAAGCAAACAGCTATGCCAAATTCGATTATACCGGAAACCGCTGTTACTACATTTGAAGCAGCCGAAGGTATGGTCGTTAAACAAAACCTTTATGTTGGTGAGATCCTTCGTAGTGAAAGGTTAACCAAAAAAGGTGAAGGCAGCACTCTAGCAAGTCTTATCTCACCTCAAATGCGCGCGGTGACAATTAGGGTTAATGATGTGGTAGGAGTGGCTGGTTTCCTACTGCCTGGTAATCGTGTTGATGTGCTAAACCTGTTTAAAAGGCATGGGCGGTTACAAACAGATGTAGTGTTAGCTAATGTGAAGATATTAGCGATAGATCAACGTTCCTCTAATGATGAAAATAAACCTAAGCTGGTAAGAGCGGTCACTCTAGAATTGAGTCTAGAAGAAGCTGAAATACTGATGATAGCCAAGGGGCGTGGAAAATTGCAACTGGCACTAAGAAACCCCAATGACTCGGCCGTAGTTGAACTTGCTTTAATCAATGAAAATAAGGAGGTGCAACCTATAAGCAATATAGTGAAACCTTCTAAGGAAACAGTTTATGTTTCATCAGAATCTAAGGTTAAGGTGTATCTGCTCAAAGGGATGAAAGAGCAGGTTATTAAGGTCAGTAATTAGCATCAGGTGTTAGTGAGTTCCTCACAAATAACGTATAGGAGTGCACCATGGCACGTTCAATACCTCAAACGGCTAGGCTAGCAACTTGCATATTATTTTTGTATTTTATTTCTATTTCAAGTTATGCCGGTGGCCCAACAGGTGCCGATAGAGAGATTAAAAAGATCCCAATATTTAAATCTCGCGTATTTCAAATTGGTCATGCAGTGCATCGAGTGTCTGTAGGTAACCCGAAAATTGGGGATATTAAGTTACTGCCAAACAATGAACTTTATGTACTGGGTAAAAAACTAGGCAGCACTAACATCATGATTTGGGATAAGAATGAACAACTCGCAGATGTCATCGATATAGAAATAACGCATGATCTCAATGGATTAAAGGCTAGGTTGCATGAATTTCTACCTTCCGAGAAGCTAGGTGTACAAACTTCTCAAGGTCAGCTTCTTATCAGTGGTCAAGCATCAAATTTACATAAGATGAATACTGCTGTTGAACTTGCAAAAGCCTATGCTGCAGCCGCGTCAGTTTCAAAAGTAAAAAGTACGGTATTGAACATGATGACTGTCGGGGGGATCATCAGGTTATGCTAGAAGTGGTCATTGCAGAAGTGCAGAGAGAAGTCGCTAAACAGTTTGATTCTAAGTTTTTTATATTTAGTCAAGGTGATAACTTTTCTGGTGGTACGGCAGGTGGTGGCGGTTCGTTTGATCTTAATCCTGCGGCAGCTATCGGTAATCGAGGTTTTTTTGCTCGATATTTAAATGATAGTCTATTGATGAATTTTGCCCTTGATGTTGCAAAACAAAACGGGTTGGCTAAAGTACTGGCTGAGCCCAACGTCACTGCGATGAGCGGTCAATCTGCAGAGTTTTTATCGGGAGGGGAATTTCCTATACCAGTCCCTGGAACGAACGGCTCAACCACCATCCAATATCGTGACTTTGGTGTCGGTGTTCGATTCGTGCCTTCGGTGTTGGACTCTGGTCAGATAAACCTTAGTCTTAATGTTATGGTCAGTGAAGTGAGTAATGCTAACTCAGTGACGCTTTCCGGTGGCGGATCAAATGCTGCTCTTGTTGTGCCATCTATTGTAAAGCGTACAACATCAACAACGGTAGAATTAGCAGATGGGCAAACTATAGCTATAAGTGGCTTAATTAGTGATACGCTCCGAGAAAATATCGATAAACTGCCAGGCCTTGGTGATATTCCTATTCTCGGTCAATTATTTACTAGTAAGAGCTTTAAAAGTGGTCAGAGTGAGCTGGTGATTTTAGTGACTCCTCGCTTAGTCAGGCCATTTAATCGTAAACATATCTCTTTACCTACCGATGATTTTGTATCGCCTTCAGACATTGAGTTTTATCTGCTAGGTAAAATGTCACAGAAGCAGACCAAGTCGGATAAGCATCAAACTCCTTATGAGGCTGTAGAGAGTGAGGCTAAGCTTGATGATAGTGGTACAAAACAAAAGTATGGCCATTCACTTTAAAGTTGGAGACTGTGACAATGGATTTTTGTGATAAAAATAGCAAGTCGATGATTAAATTGAGTTGTGTATTGATTGGGTTCAGTATCAGCTTGATGGGATGTGCTGAACTAAATGATTTTCCTATGGATCAGAGTTATCAGCAGGTGAAGCAGTTACAGATATTAGATATGGGGGCTCCAGAACGTAATGAAGGGATCGTGGGTACGCTAGATGGGCAATATGGTGAAAGAGTGATGAAAGCTTATCGTGAAAGTAATTATCCTCCTAAGCATGCTAGAGGACATATAGCCGTGAAAGTTGACTAAACTTATATGAAGTAATAAATGATAAAAATGTAGAAGATAAATTCGTTCACATATATATGTTAAGTATAAACATAATTCTTTAGTAAGTTACACCGCTCTGGTTAAGGATGGCGTCAACAAGGTGTAGTTAAACATTCCTCGTCAGTCAGAGGATAAAAGGCAAGCAGATGAAGTCTGCAAAAAATGAATGTCTGTATTGTACGCATCTAGATGCGCACCAGACTGGCTCTATACTCGTGATGTTTACTATTGGTATTTTTGCTTTGTTGACGGTAGCAGCATTGGCCTTAGATAGTGGGCATATGTTGCTGGATAAAGGCAGATTACAAAATGCCGCTGACTCTTCAGCCCTCTATGGGGCAAAAATCATTCAGGATGGAGGTAGCCTCTTTGAAGCAAGAGAAGCTGCAACATCAATGCTTATTCAGAACTTTCAGTTCAGTGAAAATGCCGATCTCAACACGAGTGTTTCACAATCTTCAGCTGATTATAATGCCACCCAAGTCACTTCAAATATCTTTATTGAGTTTTCCCTATGGCCTGACCCTTTTATACCTGTGCTTGATGAAGATGCACAATATGTGCGTGTACGAATTGAGAATGTAGGCTTGGATAACTTTATTGCTCAGATCATGAATTTTAATAAGGTCGTTAGAGCATCGGCAGTTGCGGGAAAAAGTACCGATATTGAGTGCCTCAATAAAGTCGTCCCCATGATGGTTTGTGCTGGATACGATGAACCAAACTTCCCTGATTTTATCGATGATTCGATGCCCTTCGGCCTCCCGCGTGACGAATTATATGTGATGAAAGCCGGGTCAAATCAAGGGACCGCCATAGGTCCTGGTAACTTTCAATTATTACGTTTAGATGGCGCCTCTGGAGGGGCCGATATTAGGCGTGCATTAGCCGGTGAGTATACTCCGGGCTCTTGTGTAAGCAGGGGCGATGATGTTCCGACTGAGCCAGGTAATACTGTTGGACCTGTGGTTCAAGGTCTTAATACTCGCTTCGGACAGTGGCAGGGAGGTGGAGTGAATTCAACTGATCACCCAAGAGATTTCAATAATTGCCAAGGTGACAGAGTCGAGGTCGACAATGATGGGGTCATCATTCCCTTTACTGGATCTGCTGTCGAGTATAGTCACCTTGAATATATCACTGGCGATACACTTAATTGTGACACCGGAGGTATCTCTAGCGATGCCTCCATTTCGGCTGGAGGTAGGAGAAAGCTGCCTGTTGTGATCGGTATCTGTGATGGTATGACAAATGGCGCCAATACGATTGAAGCCCTAAGCATTGGATGTTTCTTTTTGTCTCAAGATATCTCGCAAAAAGGCAATGAAGCACATGTTATTGGGGAATTTGTGAGTGTTTGTTCCAGCTCTGGAGCTGCTTCACTCGATCCTGGGTTTGTGAGCAATACGTCGACGATTGTCCTCTATCGTGACCCCGATAGTCCTGATTCATAGGTGAGGAAGATGAAGAGTAGCAATAGAGGTGTAGCGGCAGTTGAGTTTAGCATAATGCTGCCTTTGCTACTGTTATTAGCCTTCACCACCGGTGAGATAGGGCGTGCACTGTTTCAATACAGTCATTTGACTCGCATGGTTAGAGACGCGGGACGATACCTTTCAACGACCGCCATACCCAATACGACAGAGAGTGTACCAGACCCTCTAGATGATGGCAGCTGCCAAAACTGTATCTCAAACACGAAAGATATTCTAGTTTATGGTTTTATTGGAGGGACAGTGCCTCTACTCAGGGGCTTATCGACATCGAATGTGAATATAGCAGCCATTCCCTCAACGGACAGTGTCACTATCACCGTAGACTATGACTGGCAACCCTTGTTTGGTGAGGGGGCGTCACACTTTGGTCTAGGTGAACAAGCTAGCACTGATTTGAGTTTCAATATGCAAGTTAGCTATACGATTAGGGCATTATGAAATCCCAAAAGGGAGTATATGCCGTAGAGTTTGCCATTGTGGGGGGATTTTTCCTATTTCTGTTATTTGCGATCATTGAAGTTGGCCGTTTAATGTATACCTATAATGTGCTCCATGAAGCTTCAAGGCGTGCCGCGAGAATAGCGGTTGTGTGCCAAGTCTCAGATACTGATATCGGCCATATGGCTCTATTTTATGGGGCAAACCTAATTCCTAACTTAACTCCTGCGAATTTAACCATCAGTTATCTCGACGAGTTGGGTAATGTAGCAACAGGGATAAATATTGTCATGGTGAGAGCCGACATATCGAACTATCAGCATCAGTTTTTAGTCCCAGGAATGTCGCGGGTTATCAGCTCTCCCACTTTTTCTACTTATCTTCCAAGAGAGAGTCTAGGTGTATATCGCGTCGATGACGAAGACCCAGGAAGTGGCTACATAGATTGTAATTAATTCATCTGATCCTCTCAAATCCTTACTATAGTCAATATAAGGATATTTATCTGGGAAGGATTACTGAATGGATAAGCCACTGGAGTTACTTGTGTC
Coding sequences:
- a CDS encoding Flp family type IVb pilin; translated protein: MNIKQLLTDFIEDESGLTAVEYAIAGGLVVGGMIAAFNQLGSNATDKLNCLASAVTGASSDCTGS
- a CDS encoding A24 family peptidase — encoded protein: MTDTQLTLQILLSGLFFTSAIIMDLYQEKIPNKLCLLAIFCGFAINAYYAQLAGVLMASFGFGLAFILLFPTFILRILGAGDIKLMMGIGALMGPELLLSNIVYGIVAGAGTSLILIIWKTGFIGLAKTFKRYWDCIYLQSYFKPEAGEAAGEKVPYAPAFAIGWVWACSLDSNILELFFNWNQYLSLWGV
- the cpaB gene encoding Flp pilus assembly protein CpaB, encoding MNNKTILFVILSLVFGVTAVFLAQSWLKSNTEANLPQASTNVITMATVVPLGAILERKHLKQTAMPNSIIPETAVTTFEAAEGMVVKQNLYVGEILRSERLTKKGEGSTLASLISPQMRAVTIRVNDVVGVAGFLLPGNRVDVLNLFKRHGRLQTDVVLANVKILAIDQRSSNDENKPKLVRAVTLELSLEEAEILMIAKGRGKLQLALRNPNDSAVVELALINENKEVQPISNIVKPSKETVYVSSESKVKVYLLKGMKEQVIKVSN
- a CDS encoding pilus assembly protein N-terminal domain-containing protein; this encodes MARSIPQTARLATCILFLYFISISSYAGGPTGADREIKKIPIFKSRVFQIGHAVHRVSVGNPKIGDIKLLPNNELYVLGKKLGSTNIMIWDKNEQLADVIDIEITHDLNGLKARLHEFLPSEKLGVQTSQGQLLISGQASNLHKMNTAVELAKAYAAAASVSKVKSTVLNMMTVGGIIRLC
- a CDS encoding type II and III secretion system protein family protein, yielding MLEVVIAEVQREVAKQFDSKFFIFSQGDNFSGGTAGGGGSFDLNPAAAIGNRGFFARYLNDSLLMNFALDVAKQNGLAKVLAEPNVTAMSGQSAEFLSGGEFPIPVPGTNGSTTIQYRDFGVGVRFVPSVLDSGQINLSLNVMVSEVSNANSVTLSGGGSNAALVVPSIVKRTTSTTVELADGQTIAISGLISDTLRENIDKLPGLGDIPILGQLFTSKSFKSGQSELVILVTPRLVRPFNRKHISLPTDDFVSPSDIEFYLLGKMSQKQTKSDKHQTPYEAVESEAKLDDSGTKQKYGHSL
- a CDS encoding pilus assembly protein TadG-related protein; the encoded protein is MKSAKNECLYCTHLDAHQTGSILVMFTIGIFALLTVAALALDSGHMLLDKGRLQNAADSSALYGAKIIQDGGSLFEAREAATSMLIQNFQFSENADLNTSVSQSSADYNATQVTSNIFIEFSLWPDPFIPVLDEDAQYVRVRIENVGLDNFIAQIMNFNKVVRASAVAGKSTDIECLNKVVPMMVCAGYDEPNFPDFIDDSMPFGLPRDELYVMKAGSNQGTAIGPGNFQLLRLDGASGGADIRRALAGEYTPGSCVSRGDDVPTEPGNTVGPVVQGLNTRFGQWQGGGVNSTDHPRDFNNCQGDRVEVDNDGVIIPFTGSAVEYSHLEYITGDTLNCDTGGISSDASISAGGRRKLPVVIGICDGMTNGANTIEALSIGCFFLSQDISQKGNEAHVIGEFVSVCSSSGAASLDPGFVSNTSTIVLYRDPDSPDS
- a CDS encoding TadE/TadG family type IV pilus assembly protein — protein: MKSSNRGVAAVEFSIMLPLLLLLAFTTGEIGRALFQYSHLTRMVRDAGRYLSTTAIPNTTESVPDPLDDGSCQNCISNTKDILVYGFIGGTVPLLRGLSTSNVNIAAIPSTDSVTITVDYDWQPLFGEGASHFGLGEQASTDLSFNMQVSYTIRAL
- a CDS encoding TadE/TadG family type IV pilus assembly protein, giving the protein MKSQKGVYAVEFAIVGGFFLFLLFAIIEVGRLMYTYNVLHEASRRAARIAVVCQVSDTDIGHMALFYGANLIPNLTPANLTISYLDELGNVATGINIVMVRADISNYQHQFLVPGMSRVISSPTFSTYLPRESLGVYRVDDEDPGSGYIDCN